From one Streptococcus oralis genomic stretch:
- the bgaA gene encoding LPXTG-anchored adhesin/beta-galactosidase BgaA, whose amino-acid sequence MEKGHWNRKRVYSIRKFAVGACSVMIGTCAVLFGGSVIGESPVFADETSIAHTVEQAKEESPAVEEKGDQTVAEHKDAASVDQSQAAPIEASKPEVKEEEPVVPKEEKASLKPEETAPKVESQASSQEKPVKEDLKAATNEEVNQMIEDRKVNFNQNWHFKLNANSKEAVKPDADVSSWQKLDLPHDWSIFNDFDHQSPAQNEGGQLNGGEAWYRKTFKLDEKDLKKNVRLTFDGVYMDSQVYVNGQLVGHYPNGYNQFSYDITKYLHKDGRENVIAVHAVNKQPSSRWYSGSGIYRDVTLQMTDKVHVEKNGTTILTPKLEQQQHGKVETHVASKIVNTDDKDHELVAEYQIVERGGQAVTGLVRTASRTLKAHESTSLDAILEVEQPKLWTVLNDKPALYELITRVYRDGQLVDAKKDLFGYRYYHWTPNEGFSLNGERIKFHGVSLHHDHGALGAEENYKAEYRRLKQMKEMGVNAIRTTHNPASPQTLQIAAELGLLVQEEAFDTWYGGKKPYDYGRFFEKDATHPEARKGEKWSDYDLRTMVERDKNNPAVFMWSIGNEIGEANGNAHSLATVKRLVKVIKDVDTTRYVTMGADKFRFGDGSGDHEKIANELDAVGFNYSEDNYKKLRAKHPNWLIYGSETSSATRTRGSYYRPEQELKHSNGPERHYEQSDYGNDRVGWGKTATDSWTFDRDNAGYAGQFIWTGTDYIGEPTPWHNQNQTPVKSSYFGIVDTAGIPKHDFYLYQSQWVSAKKKPMVHLLPHWNWENRELASKVEDSDGKIPVRAYSNAASVELFLNGQSLGVKKFNKKQTSDGRTYQEGANAKELYLEWKVAYQPGTLEAVARDEAGNEIARDKITTAGQPAGVRLVKEEHAIAADGKDLTYIYYEIVDSEGNVVPTANNLVRFQLHGQGQLVGVDNGEQASRERYKAQPDGSWIRRAFNGKGVAIVKSTEQAGKFTLTAHSDLLKSDQVTVFTGKKEGQEKTVLGTEVPKVRTVIEKEPKMPKTVGFIYSDGSREKRPVTWSSVDVSQAGVVTVKGMADGREVEARVEILAIANELPTVKRVAPGTDLSAVDKYVSIAVTDGSVQEYEVDKWEISEADKAKLSVAGSRIQMTGQLGGETIHATLVVEEGNPVAPAVPTVTVGGESVAGLTSQNPMQYRTLAYGASLPEVVASAENADVTVVQASAANGMRASIYVQPKNGGPLQTYAIQFLEEAPKIDHLSLQVEQADGLKEDQTVKLSVHAHYQDGTQAVLPADKVTFSTSGEGEVAVRKGMLELHKPGAVTLKAEYEGARGQIDLTIQANTEKKVAQSIRPVNVVTDLHQEPTLPTTVTVEYDKGFPKTHKVTWQAIPKEKLDSYQTFEVLGKVEGIDLEARAKVSVEGIVSVEEVSVTTPIAEAPQLPESVRTYDSNGHVSSAKVTWDTIRSEQYAKEGVFTVNGRLEGTQLTTKLHVRVSAQTEQGANISDQWTGSELPLAFASDSNPSDPVSNVNDKLISFNDRPANRWTNWNRTNPEASVGVLFGDSGILSKRSIDNLSVGFHEDHGVGVPKTYVIEYYVGKTVPTAPKNPSFVGEENHVFNDPANWKEVSNLKAPAQLKAGEMNHFSFDKVETYAVRIRMVRLDSKKGTSITEVQIFAKQVAAAKQGQTRIQVDGKDLANFNPDLTDYYLESVDGKVPAVTASVSNNGLATVVPSVREGEPVRVIAKAENGDILGEYRLHFTSNKDLLSRKPVAAVKQARLLQVGQPLELPTKVPVYFTGKDGYETKDLAVEWEEVPAENLTKAGQFTVRGRILGSDLVAEFTVRVTDKLGEALSNNPEYDENSNRAFASATNDIDDSSHDRVDYINDRDHSENRRWTNWSPTPSSNPEVSAGVIFRENGKIVERTVAQAKLHFFADSGTDAPSKLVLERYVGPEFEVPTYYSNYQAYDADHPFNNPENWEAVPYRADKDIEAGDEINVTFKAVKAKAMRWRMERKADKKGVAIIEMTFLAPSELPQESTQSKILVDGKELPDFAEDRQDYQITYKGQRPKISVEESNQVASTVVDSGDDSLPVLVRLVSESGKQVKEYRIQFTKEKPVSEKTVAAVQEELPKLEFVENDLAYKTVEKKDSTLYLGETRVEQEGKVGKERIFTSMNPDGTKEEKLREVVEAPTDRIVLVGTKPGTALPEDEVKNLVLNRPELVVEEETIDFKIQERKTDKLYLGETRVVQEGQKGVRLHLIEVENGKRQLKETYDKVVAQDRIVEVGTKPGTSLPEDEVKNLVLNLPELISEEEIIDFKVQEQKNDKLPAGQTRILQEGRQGIRVHLIEVENGKRTEKESYDKVMAQDRIVEVGTASETTKPVPQESTKPQVSEKADTKKIVSSEASHVQEEQLPNTGSAESQAALAAGLALLGLSAGLVATKGKKED is encoded by the coding sequence ATGGAAAAAGGCCATTGGAATCGTAAAAGAGTCTACAGCATTCGTAAGTTTGCCGTAGGCGCTTGCTCTGTCATGATTGGAACCTGTGCGGTTCTATTTGGAGGAAGTGTCATTGGAGAATCACCAGTTTTCGCGGATGAAACTTCTATCGCCCACACTGTGGAACAAGCAAAAGAGGAAAGTCCGGCAGTGGAGGAAAAAGGAGATCAAACTGTAGCAGAGCACAAGGATGCTGCAAGTGTCGACCAAAGTCAAGCTGCTCCCATTGAAGCAAGCAAACCAGAGGTGAAAGAAGAGGAACCTGTAGTTCCAAAAGAGGAGAAAGCATCTCTAAAACCTGAAGAAACAGCACCAAAGGTAGAATCTCAAGCTTCAAGTCAAGAAAAACCTGTTAAGGAAGATTTGAAGGCTGCGACAAATGAAGAAGTAAATCAAATGATTGAAGACAGAAAAGTGAATTTTAATCAAAATTGGCACTTTAAACTCAATGCAAACTCCAAAGAAGCTGTGAAACCAGATGCAGATGTTTCGTCATGGCAAAAATTGGATCTCCCACACGACTGGAGTATCTTTAACGATTTTGACCATCAATCACCTGCCCAAAACGAAGGTGGACAGCTCAATGGTGGTGAAGCTTGGTATCGTAAGACCTTTAAACTTGATGAAAAAGATCTCAAGAAGAATGTTCGTTTGACCTTTGATGGGGTCTACATGGATTCTCAAGTCTATGTCAATGGCCAGTTAGTGGGACATTATCCAAATGGTTATAACCAGTTCTCTTACGATATTACTAAATACCTCCACAAAGATGGTCGTGAGAATGTGATTGCTGTCCATGCGGTTAACAAACAACCAAGTAGCCGCTGGTACTCTGGTAGCGGTATCTACCGTGATGTGACCTTGCAAATGACAGATAAAGTTCATGTTGAGAAGAATGGGACAACCATCTTAACACCAAAGCTAGAACAACAGCAACATGGCAAGGTTGAAACGCATGTGGCCAGCAAAATCGTCAATACAGACGATAAAGACCATGAACTGGTGGCAGAGTATCAAATCGTTGAACGTGGTGGTCAGGCTGTAACAGGCTTGGTTCGTACAGCGAGTCGTACCTTGAAAGCACATGAGTCAACAAGTCTTGATGCTATTTTAGAAGTTGAACAACCAAAACTCTGGACCGTTTTAAATGACAAACCTGCCTTGTACGAATTGATTACGCGTGTTTACCGTGATGGTCAATTGGTGGATGCTAAGAAGGATCTGTTTGGTTACCGTTACTATCATTGGACTCCAAATGAAGGATTCTCTTTGAATGGTGAACGCATTAAATTCCATGGTGTTTCCTTACACCATGACCACGGAGCGCTTGGAGCAGAAGAAAACTATAAGGCAGAATACCGTCGTCTCAAACAAATGAAGGAGATGGGCGTTAACGCCATCCGTACAACTCATAACCCTGCAAGTCCACAGACCTTGCAAATCGCAGCAGAACTTGGTTTGCTCGTTCAGGAAGAGGCCTTTGATACTTGGTATGGTGGTAAGAAACCTTATGACTACGGACGTTTCTTTGAAAAAGACGCTACTCACCCAGAAGCTAGAAAAGGTGAAAAATGGTCTGACTATGATCTTCGTACCATGGTCGAAAGAGATAAAAACAACCCAGCTGTCTTCATGTGGTCTATCGGAAACGAAATCGGTGAAGCCAATGGTAATGCTCACTCTCTTGCAACGGTTAAACGCTTAGTAAAAGTGATTAAAGATGTTGATACTACACGTTATGTTACCATGGGAGCAGATAAGTTCCGCTTTGGTGATGGTAGCGGTGATCATGAGAAAATTGCTAATGAACTGGATGCAGTTGGTTTCAACTATTCAGAAGACAACTACAAGAAACTTCGTGCGAAACATCCAAACTGGTTGATTTACGGTTCGGAAACATCTTCAGCTACCCGTACACGTGGAAGTTACTATCGCCCTGAACAGGAATTGAAACATAGTAACGGACCTGAGCGCCATTACGAACAGTCTGACTATGGTAATGACCGAGTTGGCTGGGGTAAAACGGCAACAGATTCATGGACATTTGACCGTGACAACGCTGGCTATGCTGGACAGTTTATCTGGACAGGTACGGACTATATCGGTGAACCTACACCATGGCACAACCAAAACCAAACTCCCGTTAAGAGCTCTTACTTTGGTATCGTAGATACAGCCGGTATTCCAAAACATGACTTTTATCTCTACCAAAGCCAATGGGTTTCTGCCAAGAAGAAACCGATGGTGCACCTTCTTCCTCACTGGAACTGGGAAAATAGAGAATTGGCATCGAAAGTTGAAGATTCAGACGGAAAAATTCCAGTTCGTGCCTACTCAAACGCTGCAAGCGTAGAATTGTTCTTAAATGGTCAATCTCTTGGAGTTAAGAAGTTCAACAAGAAACAAACCAGTGATGGCCGTACCTACCAAGAAGGTGCCAATGCTAAGGAACTCTATCTTGAGTGGAAGGTTGCTTATCAACCAGGTACTTTGGAAGCTGTAGCTCGCGATGAAGCTGGAAACGAAATTGCACGTGATAAGATTACGACTGCAGGCCAACCTGCAGGAGTTCGCCTCGTCAAGGAAGAACACGCAATCGCTGCAGATGGAAAAGACTTGACTTACATCTACTATGAAATCGTAGACAGTGAAGGAAATGTGGTACCAACTGCCAATAATTTGGTTCGTTTCCAATTGCATGGACAAGGTCAACTGGTTGGTGTTGATAATGGGGAACAAGCCAGTCGTGAACGCTACAAGGCACAACCTGATGGTTCTTGGATCCGCAGAGCCTTTAACGGTAAAGGGGTTGCCATTGTTAAATCAACTGAGCAAGCAGGTAAATTCACCCTTACTGCCCACTCTGATCTCTTGAAATCGGACCAAGTCACTGTCTTTACAGGTAAGAAAGAAGGACAAGAAAAAACTGTTTTAGGTACAGAAGTACCAAAAGTACGTACTGTTATTGAGAAAGAGCCAAAAATGCCGAAGACAGTCGGTTTTATCTACAGTGATGGCAGTCGTGAAAAACGTCCAGTCACTTGGTCTTCAGTTGATGTGAGCCAAGCAGGAGTTGTGACTGTTAAAGGTATGGCAGACGGACGCGAAGTTGAGGCCCGTGTCGAAATTCTAGCAATCGCAAATGAGCTTCCAACTGTTAAGCGTGTTGCTCCAGGAACAGACTTGAGCGCTGTTGATAAATACGTTTCTATTGCTGTTACGGATGGAAGCGTACAAGAATACGAAGTTGATAAGTGGGAGATTTCGGAAGCAGATAAAGCTAAACTGTCAGTTGCAGGATCACGTATTCAAATGACTGGTCAACTGGGTGGTGAGACTATTCACGCTACCCTTGTAGTAGAAGAAGGTAATCCTGTGGCACCTGCAGTACCAACTGTAACTGTAGGTGGCGAGTCTGTCGCTGGTCTTACTAGCCAAAATCCAATGCAATATCGAACTCTTGCTTACGGTGCATCCTTGCCAGAAGTTGTAGCAAGTGCTGAAAATGCGGATGTTACTGTAGTCCAAGCAAGTGCAGCAAACGGCATGCGTGCAAGCATCTATGTTCAACCAAAAAATGGTGGACCTCTTCAAACCTATGCAATTCAATTCCTTGAAGAAGCACCGAAAATTGACCACTTGAGCCTACAAGTAGAGCAAGCTGACGGTCTTAAAGAAGACCAAACAGTGAAATTGTCTGTACACGCTCACTATCAAGACGGAACACAAGCAGTTTTACCAGCTGATAAAGTAACCTTCTCTACAAGTGGTGAAGGGGAAGTCGCGGTTCGTAAAGGAATGCTTGAGTTACATAAGCCAGGAGCAGTCACTCTGAAAGCAGAATATGAGGGGGCTAGAGGTCAAATCGATCTTACGATCCAGGCCAATACTGAGAAGAAGGTTGCGCAATCTATCCGTCCAGTAAATGTAGTGACAGACTTGCATCAAGAACCTACTCTTCCAACAACAGTAACGGTTGAGTATGACAAAGGTTTCCCTAAAACTCATAAAGTCACTTGGCAAGCTATTCCGAAAGAAAAACTTGACTCCTATCAAACATTTGAAGTACTAGGTAAAGTTGAAGGAATTGACCTTGAAGCGCGTGCTAAAGTCTCTGTAGAAGGTATTGTTTCGGTTGAAGAAGTTAGTGTGACAACACCAATTGCAGAAGCGCCACAATTACCAGAAAGTGTTCGTACCTACGATTCAAATGGTCACGTTTCATCAGCTAAGGTTACTTGGGATACGATTCGTTCAGAGCAATACGCCAAGGAAGGTGTCTTTACAGTTAATGGTCGCCTAGAAGGTACGCAATTAACTACCAAACTTCATGTTCGTGTGTCTGCTCAAACTGAGCAAGGAGCAAATATTTCTGACCAATGGACCGGTTCAGAATTGCCACTGGCCTTTGCTTCAGACTCAAATCCAAGCGATCCTGTTTCAAATGTCAACGATAAATTGATTTCCTTTAATGACCGACCAGCCAACCGTTGGACAAACTGGAATCGTACTAATCCAGAAGCTTCAGTCGGTGTCCTATTCGGAGATTCAGGTATCTTGAGCAAGCGTTCAATTGATAATCTTAGTGTCGGATTCCACGAAGACCACGGAGTCGGTGTACCGAAGACCTATGTGATTGAGTATTATGTTGGTAAGACTGTCCCAACAGCTCCTAAAAACCCTAGCTTTGTAGGTGAGGAAAACCATGTATTTAACGATCCTGCAAACTGGAAAGAGGTAAGCAATCTCAAAGCACCAGCTCAATTAAAAGCTGGAGAAATGAATCATTTCAGTTTTGATAAAGTTGAGACCTATGCGGTTCGCATTCGTATGGTTCGACTTGATAGCAAGAAAGGAACATCTATCACAGAGGTACAAATCTTTGCGAAACAGGTTGCGGCAGCCAAACAAGGACAAACGAGAATCCAAGTTGACGGTAAAGACTTAGCAAACTTCAACCCTGATTTGACAGACTACTATCTTGAGTCTGTAGATGGAAAAGTTCCTGCAGTAACAGCAAGTGTTAGCAACAATGGTCTTGCGACGGTTGTTCCAAGCGTTCGTGAAGGTGAGCCAGTTCGTGTCATCGCGAAAGCTGAAAATGGTGACATCTTAGGAGAATACCGTCTACACTTTACAAGCAATAAAGACTTGCTCTCTCGTAAACCAGTTGCTGCGGTCAAACAAGCTCGCTTGCTACAAGTAGGACAACCACTTGAATTGCCAACTAAGGTTCCGGTTTACTTCACAGGTAAAGACGGTTACGAAACAAAAGACTTGGCAGTTGAATGGGAAGAAGTTCCAGCAGAAAATCTGACAAAAGCAGGTCAATTTACTGTTCGAGGTCGTATCCTAGGTAGTGATCTTGTTGCTGAGTTCACTGTACGAGTGACAGACAAACTTGGCGAAGCTCTCTCAAATAACCCAGAGTATGATGAAAATAGTAACCGCGCCTTTGCCTCAGCAACTAATGATATTGACGACAGTTCTCATGACCGTGTTGACTATATCAATGATAGAGATCATTCTGAAAATCGTCGTTGGACAAACTGGTCTCCAACACCATCTTCTAATCCAGAAGTATCAGCGGGTGTGATCTTCCGTGAAAATGGTAAGATTGTAGAACGGACTGTTGCGCAAGCCAAACTTCACTTCTTTGCAGATAGTGGTACGGATGCACCATCTAAACTCGTTTTAGAACGCTATGTCGGTCCAGAGTTTGAAGTGCCAACCTACTATTCAAACTACCAAGCCTACGACGCAGACCATCCATTCAACAATCCAGAAAATTGGGAAGCTGTTCCTTATCGTGCGGATAAAGACATTGAAGCCGGTGATGAAATTAACGTTACCTTTAAAGCTGTCAAAGCCAAAGCCATGAGATGGCGTATGGAGCGCAAAGCGGATAAGAAGGGTGTTGCGATAATTGAGATGACCTTCCTTGCTCCAAGCGAATTGCCTCAAGAAAGCACTCAATCGAAGATTCTTGTAGATGGAAAAGAACTTCCTGATTTCGCTGAAGATCGTCAAGACTACCAAATCACCTATAAAGGTCAACGTCCAAAAATCTCAGTCGAAGAAAGTAATCAAGTAGCTTCAACAGTTGTAGATAGCGGAGACGATAGCCTTCCAGTACTTGTTCGTCTTGTTTCAGAAAGTGGAAAACAAGTCAAGGAATACCGTATCCAGTTTACCAAGGAAAAACCAGTTTCTGAGAAGACAGTTGCTGCTGTACAAGAAGAACTTCCAAAACTCGAATTTGTTGAAAACGATTTGGCCTACAAGACAGTTGAGAAAAAGGATTCAACGCTGTATCTAGGAGAAACTCGTGTAGAACAAGAAGGAAAAGTTGGTAAAGAACGTATCTTCACATCGATGAATCCTGACGGCACTAAGGAAGAAAAACTTCGCGAAGTGGTAGAGGCTCCGACAGACCGCATCGTCTTGGTTGGAACAAAACCAGGAACCGCTCTTCCAGAAGATGAAGTGAAGAACCTAGTCCTTAACAGACCAGAACTTGTAGTCGAAGAAGAAACCATCGACTTCAAGATTCAGGAGCGTAAGACTGATAAGTTGTACCTAGGAGAAACTCGTGTTGTCCAAGAAGGTCAAAAAGGTGTCCGTCTTCACTTGATTGAAGTGGAAAATGGAAAACGTCAGCTTAAAGAAACTTACGATAAAGTCGTTGCTCAAGATCGTATTGTAGAAGTTGGTACTAAACCAGGAACTTCTCTTCCAGAAGATGAAGTGAAGAACCTCGTTCTTAATCTTCCAGAGCTTATCTCAGAAGAAGAAATCATTGATTTCAAAGTTCAGGAACAAAAGAATGACAAACTTCCAGCAGGTCAAACTCGCATCCTTCAAGAAGGAAGACAAGGTATCCGTGTTCACTTGATCGAGGTTGAAAATGGCAAGCGAACTGAAAAAGAAAGCTATGATAAAGTCATGGCTCAAGATCGCATTGTAGAAGTTGGTACGGCTAGTGAAACAACTAAACCAGTACCTCAAGAATCTACAAAACCACAAGTATCAGAAAAAGCAGATACAAAAAAAATTGTTTCAAGTGAAGCTAGTCATGTTCAAGAAGAACAGTTACCAAATACAGGAAGTGCAGAAAGTCAAGCAGCTCTAGCAGCAGGTTTAGCTCTTCTTGGCTTGAGTGCAGGTCTAGTGGCCACTAAAGGTAAAAAAGAAGACTAG
- a CDS encoding Cna B-type domain-containing protein — protein sequence MKNKKFWLSILTSLACVLGIILAPNSAEAKELKNVISNIGIWEVDNGKFISPDENGIYNLSPEHHDYSNYKFSVEYDLSAYDGKLEDGDTFTFTVPSPLTVRNESFDLKDKETDLVIGETQIVSNGDNNGGKVTITLKNLKAYLEKKGGYQVQNVKGTFFVGFSSKNELSNETLRFDKTETINEITHQIKVKRGEASDYSEGIGRANFSKYHGLIYKEDWTSSALNKSGQYLHSWYVRANPKQAAYNKIEIHDWVDPNASPMQMIPETFKVTAGWYDKSYYFKDEVVLEAGKDYQVSWNESYTDFTLTINNASSIVAKNGKPAAFRINYKTSAPADGTKVQNNAEMKGDDQILTYDDYSNKTVVKQIGNSVVASGGTIQLETGYRIILYKVDELTHDRLKGAKFKITPPAGATAKEEIVTTNDDGIAESSIYSESDIKKGNFTVTEVQAPEGYELNPTPFEMTVGQDGAIKTVTNKRSKAKVKIKANKKLTGRELKAEEFEFTLTDQDGKVKETVKNDKDGNIAFSELEFDKAGTYTFKIAEKAGSDTSIKYDTKTVTATVTVADKGKGALEATVSYDDEKAFENTYTPAKTEVSVKKVWKDENNQDGKRPSSVTVKLLADGQDTGKTLELTEANGWAGSFKDLDADKGGTPIQYTVVEVTVPGYTSEVTGDAASGFTITNSYLPETVVVKATKNWDDANNQDGKRPTKITINLLADGQQVDSKEVQAAADGTWTVEFTKLAKYKAGKEIKYTVTEEAVAEYEATITDFTITNKYAPKEIDYKVTKVWNDANNQDGKRPESVAVQLYKKVGDADPVAVEGKKLTLTAKDKTDANTWVASFTNLPQYEAGKEITYSIDEVDVPAGYKASVTGQVVTNTHDVETVVLSGTKVWKDNNNQDGKRTTSVKVQILNGDKVVQEIEVSEKTGWKFESKKLPKYENGKEIKYTVKETAMTEYKATITTDKDGKYTITNEHTPEKTAVKGHKIWKDEDNKDGIRPASITVKLLADGKETGQTATVSETSGWTYEFTGLDRYQEGKEIAYTVEEVNVPDGYTASVEGYNITNTHTPEKPTPGKPNEPGKPKKGGELPNTGSESNQVALVAGIALLGLGTGFLARRKKED from the coding sequence ATGAAGAACAAGAAATTTTGGTTATCCATCCTAACTTCTCTGGCATGTGTTCTAGGGATAATCCTTGCTCCCAATTCAGCAGAAGCGAAGGAGCTAAAGAATGTTATCAGTAATATCGGAATTTGGGAAGTTGATAATGGTAAATTTATAAGTCCGGATGAAAATGGAATTTATAACCTTTCTCCAGAGCACCATGACTACTCAAACTATAAGTTCTCTGTGGAGTATGATTTGAGTGCCTATGATGGCAAATTGGAGGACGGTGATACCTTTACATTTACAGTCCCAAGTCCGTTAACCGTGAGAAATGAGAGTTTTGACTTGAAAGACAAAGAAACAGATCTCGTTATCGGGGAAACTCAAATTGTATCAAATGGGGATAATAATGGTGGTAAGGTAACTATTACATTAAAGAATCTGAAAGCTTACCTTGAGAAAAAAGGTGGCTATCAAGTTCAAAATGTCAAAGGGACATTCTTTGTTGGTTTTAGTTCTAAAAATGAACTAAGCAATGAGACGCTTCGATTTGATAAAACGGAAACCATAAATGAAATTACACACCAGATTAAGGTAAAAAGAGGCGAAGCATCTGATTATTCTGAAGGTATTGGACGTGCGAATTTTAGTAAGTATCATGGTTTGATTTATAAAGAGGATTGGACATCTAGTGCTCTAAATAAGAGTGGACAATATTTACACAGTTGGTATGTCCGAGCTAATCCGAAACAAGCTGCCTATAACAAAATTGAAATTCATGACTGGGTTGATCCTAATGCCTCACCGATGCAGATGATTCCAGAAACATTTAAAGTTACGGCAGGTTGGTACGATAAATCTTATTACTTTAAAGATGAGGTGGTCTTAGAAGCTGGTAAAGATTACCAAGTTAGTTGGAATGAGTCATATACCGATTTTACTTTAACAATTAACAATGCTTCTTCAATTGTTGCTAAGAACGGGAAACCTGCAGCATTTCGAATTAATTATAAAACAAGTGCTCCAGCTGATGGAACAAAAGTTCAGAATAATGCTGAAATGAAGGGTGATGACCAGATTCTTACATATGACGACTATAGTAATAAGACAGTCGTTAAGCAAATCGGAAACTCAGTAGTTGCTTCAGGCGGTACAATTCAGTTAGAAACTGGTTACCGTATCATTCTTTACAAGGTCGATGAGCTGACTCATGACCGTCTAAAAGGAGCAAAATTCAAGATTACTCCTCCGGCAGGAGCTACGGCTAAAGAGGAAATTGTAACGACAAATGATGACGGAATTGCTGAATCATCTATTTACTCAGAAAGTGATATCAAGAAAGGGAACTTTACAGTAACTGAGGTTCAGGCTCCTGAGGGATATGAGTTAAATCCTACTCCATTTGAGATGACTGTTGGACAAGACGGAGCTATCAAAACAGTTACAAATAAACGTAGCAAAGCTAAAGTTAAGATTAAAGCTAATAAAAAACTTACAGGACGTGAGTTAAAGGCTGAAGAGTTTGAATTCACTTTAACAGACCAAGATGGTAAGGTGAAAGAAACTGTGAAGAATGACAAAGACGGAAACATTGCTTTCTCAGAATTGGAATTCGACAAAGCAGGAACTTATACCTTTAAAATTGCTGAAAAAGCTGGCAGTGATACAAGCATCAAGTACGATACTAAAACTGTTACGGCTACAGTTACTGTAGCGGACAAGGGTAAAGGCGCACTTGAAGCAACTGTTTCTTACGATGATGAAAAAGCTTTCGAGAACACTTACACTCCAGCAAAAACGGAAGTTTCTGTTAAGAAAGTATGGAAGGACGAGAACAACCAAGATGGCAAACGCCCATCTTCTGTCACAGTTAAATTGCTTGCAGATGGTCAAGATACTGGTAAAACACTTGAATTGACTGAAGCAAATGGTTGGGCTGGAAGCTTCAAAGACCTTGATGCTGATAAAGGTGGCACACCTATCCAGTACACGGTAGTAGAAGTAACTGTTCCTGGTTACACTTCTGAAGTTACTGGTGATGCTGCATCAGGATTCACTATCACAAATAGCTATTTACCAGAAACAGTTGTTGTAAAAGCAACTAAGAACTGGGATGACGCGAACAACCAAGACGGCAAACGTCCAACCAAGATTACAATCAATCTTTTAGCAGACGGTCAGCAAGTTGATTCGAAAGAAGTTCAAGCAGCCGCAGACGGAACTTGGACTGTCGAATTCACGAAATTAGCAAAATATAAAGCTGGTAAAGAAATCAAATACACTGTAACAGAAGAAGCCGTAGCAGAATACGAAGCGACTATTACAGACTTTACCATCACAAACAAATATGCTCCTAAAGAAATTGACTACAAGGTAACAAAAGTATGGAACGATGCGAACAACCAAGATGGTAAACGTCCTGAGTCCGTAGCGGTTCAACTTTACAAAAAAGTAGGAGATGCTGATCCAGTAGCCGTTGAAGGTAAGAAATTAACCTTGACAGCTAAGGATAAGACAGACGCTAACACTTGGGTAGCATCATTCACAAATCTTCCACAATACGAAGCTGGTAAAGAAATTACTTACTCTATCGATGAAGTAGATGTACCAGCTGGCTATAAAGCCTCTGTAACTGGTCAAGTGGTGACTAACACTCATGACGTAGAAACAGTAGTTCTTTCAGGAACTAAGGTGTGGAAAGATAACAACAACCAAGACGGTAAACGTACAACATCTGTGAAAGTTCAAATTCTTAACGGCGACAAGGTTGTTCAAGAAATTGAAGTTTCAGAAAAAACTGGCTGGAAGTTCGAATCTAAAAAACTTCCTAAGTATGAGAATGGTAAGGAAATCAAGTACACTGTCAAAGAAACTGCTATGACAGAATACAAAGCAACCATCACTACAGACAAGGATGGTAAGTACACCATTACCAACGAACATACTCCAGAAAAAACAGCTGTAAAAGGTCATAAAATCTGGAAAGATGAAGATAACAAAGATGGCATCCGTCCAGCATCTATCACCGTAAAACTTCTTGCAGATGGTAAGGAAACTGGTCAGACAGCTACAGTGTCAGAAACAAGTGGCTGGACTTATGAGTTTACAGGTCTTGATCGTTATCAAGAAGGTAAGGAGATTGCCTACACTGTTGAAGAAGTGAATGTTCCAGATGGTTATACTGCTTCAGTAGAAGGTTACAACATTACAAATACGCACACTCCTGAAAAACCAACACCTGGCAAACCAAATGAACCAGGTAAGCCTAAAAAAGGTGGGGAATTGCCTAATACAGGAAGCGAGTCTAACCAAGTGGCTCTAGTAGCTGGAATCGCCCTACTTGGATTGGGAACAGGATTCTTGGCAAGACGCAAAAAAGAAGATTAA